Genomic window (Aquimarina sp. BL5):
TTTATAATCAGTCGGCAACAATCCATACGCCAAACCCAAGAAATATAAAAATCACCTTAGGTGGAATCGATGGAGATTCAAATCCTAATGATTCTGCTGTAACGTTGTATCTGGATTGCTCTTATTCAGGAACTGCTGTAGGTCTTTCTGAAGGAAGTTATACAAAGGCTCAACTTGCTGCCTTAGGAATACCTAATGATATGGTGTCTTCTTTGCGCGTAAATCCAGGATACAAAGCAACATTATATTGGGATGATAATTTTACAGGAGCTAGCTTGGAAAAAACATCAGATGATAGTTGCTTAACCAATGATGGTAATTGGAATGATGAGATGACCTCTATACTTGTGTCAAAAACTGATAATGATGGATCTAGTCTGCTAATTGAAGCGGAAAATTTTTCTGCTATGAATGGAGTTCAGGTAGAACCATGTATAGAAGGAGGTGAAAATGTTGGGTATATTGATAATGGAGATTGGATGGCGTATGCTAATATCAATTTTCCTACTTCAGGTAATTACCTGATAGAATATCGAGTTGCTAGTTTAGTAAATGGAGCTAAATTATCAGCTGATCTAAATGCAGGAACCATTGCGCTAGGGGAAGTGAGTGTACCAAATACTGGTGGATGGCAAAATTGGACTACAGTTTCCCATTTAGTTAACGTAAATGCTGGGACATATCCTTTTGGTATTTATGCCGTATCGGGAGGTTGGAACATTAACTGGATTAAAATAACAGATCAAAATACACAAAGACTTAATGAAATTGATAAAGTTAAAGTAGGTAACCTAAAAATAAAAGCATACCCAAATCCAGCAACATACCAATTAAATATTTATGGAGTTATCAGTGAATCAAATCTACTTATAGTTGATATTTCCGGTAAAATAATCAAAAAAATACAGGCTCCAAAAAGTAATGATGTCATAAAAATTGATGTGAGTTCATTGCAATCAGGAACATATTTTATTAAAACATATCAAAACAATACTTGGAAAATTTCAAGGTTTATTAAAAAGTAAAACTATCTAACACAAACTAAAAATTTTAATTATGAAAAAGGGCTTATTTTTTAAAGCTATTACAGTTTGCATTATTCTTATTTTTTCAAATGAAATAGGATACTCACAATGTTCAGAACTCATATTTAATGATGAGTTCTCTGGTAATTCAGTAGATCTTACTAAATGGAGTTTTGATAATGGAGATGGATGTCCTACGCTCTGCGGCTGGGGTAATGCCGAGGAACAATGGTATCAACCAGAGAACACCACCGTGCAAAACGGGAATTTGATAATTACCACTAAAAATGAATCAGCAGGAGGTAAGCAATTTACTTCTTCAAAGTTAATTACATCTGGTAAATTTAATTCTAAATATGGTCGATATGAAGCTAGTATAAAATTGCCTTCTGCAGGAGGAATTTGGCCTGCATTCTGGATGTTACCAGAAAATGGAAGTTGGCCTTTTACTGGTGAAATTGATATTATGGAATCTCAACATAAAAACCCAGAAAGTATTGGAGGTACTGTTCATTATTCTAATGGAGGCTGGCAATATAATGGAAGAGAATTCAATGCAGGATTAGATCTTTCGGCAGGGTTTCATGAATATGCAGTAGAATGGGAGCCATCAGAAATACGCTGGTATGTAGATGACCAATTATATCATACCGTTACTCCAGCGAATACGGTAGATCCTTGGCCATTTAGCGAAGGAGATTGGTATCTTATTCTTAATGTAGCAGTTGGCGGTCCAGGAACCCCGTATACTGGAAATATCCAACCTACACCGGCAGATTATCCTACACAAATGGAGGTTGATTATGTTAGAGTGTATAGTGGTACTTTTAATACACAACTTATTGGTGACAATAGTGTATATGAAGGCGAAACTGGTAAGTCTTATACCATTACGCCAATAGAAGGAGCATCTTATAGTTGGACAGTACCTAACGGTGCTAGTATTATTTCTGGCCAAGGAACAAATACTATCTTAGTTGACTGGGGTATCACAGAAGGAGATGTGAAAGTTGTGGTAAATGTTCCAGAATGTGGTATCAATGAATTTAAGATGAGTGTTTCTGTTAATCTGGTTAAAACATTAGAATATGTTTTTGAGGATTTTGAAGGAAATAGAAACTTAACATATACTTCCACTACAGATGGAGCATTAAGTGAATCTGTTGCAAATCCAGGAGGGAATAGTAACAACAGTTCCTCAATTGTAGGGAGATATGTCCGAGCTACTGGTGCGCAATATGATGGTTTGTACATGACTACTACTAATATCGGTAATGCTTTGGAATACACTTCAGGAGAAAAGTCCATTTGGTTAGATGTATATAGTGATGCGCCAATAGGAACAGAGTTTATTCTACAGATAGAGGATAGTTCACTTTCGTCTGGAGATTGGCCATCAGGTCGTCATAGTAGATATAGTGCTAAAACGATTTCTCAGAATCAATGGGAAACTTTAGAATTTGAGTTGCTGGATAGACCAGATGCCAGTGTTGGAGCTTTGGATGTAGATCAATTCGTTTTATTAATTGATCCAGATAGTTATACAGGACATACGGTATATATTGATAATATGAGGAAAATGGATGCACCCTACCCTACTTTATTAGAAGAAATTATTATAGCTGATTATGACGGAATCAATCAATTAGAATTGTTTTTTGAAAATGGAGAGTATACTCCAAATGTTACCAATCCAACTCCAAATGATATCAATAATAGTGCAAAGGTAGCTAGGTACGAAAGAGGAACTTTTGAATTATATGATGTTGTTAGTTTTAATACGAATGCTATAGAAGATTCAAGTCCTTTTATAGATGGAGACAATATCTTTTTTATGGATGTTTATACATCTGCGCCGGTAGGAACTGAGATTTCTTTGAGTTTAGAAAACAGTGAGGGATCAGATAGTGATTTTCCTGCAGGAAGAAATAGTCAATATGCTAGTGTAGTAAAAGAACAGGATCAATGGCATACAATAGCATTTAGTTATACTACATCGCCAGATTCAGGGACATCTAACTTATCTATTAATGAGATTTCAATTCTTTTTGACCCTAATTCTAATACATCCGAAACATATTATTTTGATAACTTGAGATACGGGATTACTAAATATCCACCGTCTTATGAATTTTCTGAAATGATTCATAATTACAATGGAGTAAATAATCTTTCATTAAATAATACTACTACAGGTAATTATATAGAAAATGTAGGTAATCCCGGAACAAATGAAGTAAACAACTCATCCCAAGCCGCAAGCTATGTAAGGGATAATACAGAGCTATACGATGTTTTATTTTTTGACACCGATTTTATTAATGATGCTAGTGCTTATGTTTCTGAAGATAAGAGATTTGCAATGGATGTATATACAAGTGCACCAGTTGGAACAGTTATTAGCTGGCAATTAGAAGCAAGTTCATTGTCTACACCTAATAATTATCCATCCGGTCGGCATAGTGTTTATCAAGCAACAGTAAAAGAACAAAATAATTGGCATACATTAGAGTTTATTCTTACAGGAACTCCAGACTTAATAGTTAGTGATGCCCAAATAGATACCGTTGTATTTTTATTTGACCCTAACAGCGATAGCGGCGATACATTTTATATAGATAACCTAAGATCTTTAACAAAAGAAGAGGTTACGCAAACTCCAGTTTTATCTTCAATAATTGTTTCTCCCAATAATGTCGAAATTAATCAGGGGGAAACAGTACAGTTTAGTGCACAAGGTTTTGATCAGAATGGAGAGCCATTTAATACTGATTTTAGTTGGACAACTACAGGAGGTTCTATAGACGCTAATGGTTTGTTTATAGGTTCAGATATTGGAGTCTATAGTATTACTGCGTCCAGTGGATCAGTTTCTGACGTAGCATCTATAACGGTAAATGAAAATACTAATTCATTTGAAACTATTCCTGGAACAATACAAGCTGAGGATTATAAAGAAGGAGGAGAAGGAGTAGGGTATCATGATCTTACTTCCGGAAATACTGGAGGTGCTTATCGACAGGATAATGTAGATATAGAGAATACGGGAGATATTCTTGGTGGATCATACAATGTTGGTTGGATTGGAGCCAGTGAGTGGTTGGCATATAATATAAATGCTACTGCTTCTAACAATAGTTATGATATCGACTTCCGTGTAGCCTCCCCTAATGGCAATGGTAAATTTCATTTAGAGCTGAATGGAATTGCCATTACGGAAGTGATATCTGTACCTAATACAGGAGCTTGGCAGGAGTATGAAACGGTTTCAGTGACCGGAATTTCAATAAGTAGTGGAAATCACGAATTACGCATTGTTTTTGATTCGAATGGTCTGAACATCAATTTTATAGAGTTCAGAGCTTCAGAAGGTACTACCATTAATAATTGTAATGGATTGGCAGCGAATAGCCAATATAGCTATGAAGTATCATCAGATACTACAAACCCTACAATAACTTTTGTTCCAGAAATTACTGGAGTGGGAGATAATGTTTGTATTCTGTATTATAGTACTTCTGCGACCGGACCATATCCAGGGTATCTGGTTACTCCAAATGTTCCATTTCAGATTAATGCGAATTCCGGAGATCAGATTAGTTTTTATTATACGTATAGTTTGCCAACCGGGGGAGAGAATAATACAGCGAACGCAAAGAATGATTTTATAGTAGGTTCGTGTAATGAAAATAGATCACAGGGATTGAATGATTTTATTTCAGAATCAGAAGTGTTCGTATTTCCAAACCCAATATCGGATGTAGCACAAATTATATTGCCTGTAAAACATCAATATTTTAGATATAGAATAGTAGATATTTCGGGTAAGGTAATTGTTGACCAGTCAATAGATAAAAAGCAACAAAAAATAGAACTAGATCTAAGTCAAAAAGAAACTGGATTATATTTCCTAAAGCTATATGGTAACTCCTCCACACAAAGTTTTAAATTATTAAAGAAATAGAAATTATTTTAAGACAGGATAAAAAACATAAAACGGCTACACTATTAAAGTGTAGCCGTTTTGTTTTTATATAATTTTTTAAAACAAAAAAGTCTTACTTAAAAAAGTAAGACTTTTTGTGAGCCCGATAGGATTCGAACCTATGACCGCCTCCTTAGAAGGGAGGTGCTCTATCCAGCTGAGCTACGAGCCCGTAACTCTATTATTGTCGGGGTGGCAGGATTCGAACCTGCGACCTCCGCGTCCCAAACGCGGCGCGATAACCGGGCTACGCTACACCCCGAAGTGTAACTATTCAAAAATTTCGACACTTCTTAAAAATCAAGAATTATTGAAATAATTGCGGAGAGACAGGGATTCGAACCCTGGCAACACTTACGCGTTGACAGATTAGCAATCTGCTCCATTACCACTCTGGCACCTCTCCTAAATTCAAAAAAATGTTATGAACTCCACATTAATATCTCAAATGCGGATGCAAATGTAGCTTTTATGAGACTACAATGCAACATTTTTTTATCATTATTTTCGTTTTATATAGGTTGTGTTTTTAAAAAGTTGAAAATCAGTTTTTTCATTCTAAAAAAAATCTGCAAAAAATTTAAGAGAGGCATAAAGCTTCTTAAAAATACACGTTTCAATCAAGAATCATATATTTGTGTTACTTGACCTAATTATAAACGTTATGTACTCAGATAAAAAATCATTTACAATGAAAAATAAGCACCTTCTTCTATTTATAGTTTTTATAAGTATATGCTCATATGCTCAGAAACCAGTTCTTTCTGAAGAATTTAATTTCAAAATTGGAGAAAAGTATAAAAGAATTAAAAGCTCTAACTCATATTATGTTGCTTCTGGAGATAGAATGGTTGCTATTAAAAAAGGTAGAAATGATATGACCATTCAACGTTTTTCTTTAGAAGACCTTAAAGAAGATGTGAAAAAGAGGCAGGTGATCGAAGATAAAGGAGATTTCCAGACAGTAATGAATCTCAATGGAAAAGCAGTGGTGTTTTATACAGTAAAGGATAAAGCATATGCTCAAAAAGTTTCACTTACGGGTATTATAGCAGAGAAACCAGTTTTGGTGGGTAGTGATAAGGATAATATCAACAATGATGTAGGTTTTAAAAGTACATATGGTTTTGATGCAGGTGGGCGAATAAACAAGTTTGTTTTCAAAAAATCATTTGATGGAACGAAGTTATTAGTATTGTTTAGGGTAAAAACAGCTAATGATAAAGCAGATAAAATCGGAATCAAGGTATATGATTCAAGTTTAAAATTACTTTGGAGTCGAAAAGTAAAATTACCATATTCAAGTAAGTCATTAGAAAATGAAGATTTTGCCATTGATAACGAGGGAAGTTTTTATATGACTGCTTCAGTATTTAATTCACAAGCAGAGGAAAAGAATAAGTTAGATTATACGTATAGAACAGAAGTTTTTAAAATAAAAGAAAGCCCTAAGGAGATTGTTCAAAGTAAAATAGAATTACCGGGTAAATCGATTATGGATGCTGTCATAGGTTTAGATAAGCAGGGAAAAGTAAGAGTTTCTGGGTTTTACGTAAATAATGATAATAAACTGGAAGCTACGGGTCTATTTTCTGCTAGTCTAGATGAAACTGGTCTTATTAGTTCTGTTTTAAAAAATGATATTCCTGAAGAAATAGCTCAGCAGTATGCACTAAAAAGAGAAGAACGCATTAATGAAGGTACTCAGGATGAAAAGGATAAAAAAGATTTTGAAAGTTTAAAAGTTAATGATGTGGTGTATAATGAAGATGGAAGTACAGTAATCCTTGGAGAACAGCGATATGTAGAATCTTTTACCACATCAAGTTCTTCAGGTTCAAGAACGACTTACAAATATTTTTATAGAGATGTAATTGCTTCTAAACTTTCTCCGGAGGGAGCTGTAAAATGGTTTCATAGGTTGCCTAAATATCAAACAGGAGCCAGAGGAAAAAGGAGTATGTCATATATTAATTTTAAAAATGCAGGTAAACATTATCTATTTCATATAGATGACTTCACGAATTTAAAAAGATCTTTTGATGAATATCCTACAAGATATTTTGATGGTAAAAAAGAGTTCTTATACCTAACTTCCTATACAATAGATGATACTAGTGGAGAAGTAACCAAAGATCCTATTCTTACGGGAAGTGATATTAGAAATTCTCGTTTAGACAATCTAGAAGTTTATAAAGTAGCTACACTGTCTAATCAGGATATGATTTTTGAGGCATATGATGGTAAGAAGAATAATCTGTTACTTAGAGTTTCTCTAGTTAAATAATAATTTTCCTCACTGTTTTAATTAAAGTAATAAATCCTGCCCTAAAAGGGTGGGGTAATTCTATCGTAATATCTTCACTTTTGCAATTGTAATTTTTCTAAAAACGTTTAAGTTTATTAATTGAGACACAGAAAATATGAAGAATTCTATTTTGTTACTACTAATTGGCGCATTATGATGTTACATATCCAATATTAGGTCTTGAAAAAAATGAAATTAGTTTTCGTGACGTAACTAGTTGATTAAGAGGTTTGTGATAAATTTTTTTTTGAGAAAATGATTAATCATAGAGAGGCAAAAAACACAAGTTTTTTCTTAGTTGATATATGTCTTTGATTATAAATATATAGATTGTTATATTTGCACGAAATTTACGCTAAAAGAAAAGTTAATTTTGTTATTATTGGGTTTTTTGTCGATTATTTTTTGGGTTTTGTAGTAAAGAGTGTTTTGTTTTTGTAACGATTGAAAAATAATCCTTAGAGAATTTTGACAGTTAATTGTTTTGATGCGCTGCCTCAAAAATCTAATGTAGAAGTTATGTTATACATTCAGGATTTTGAGATAGGAGATATCGGAATCAGAGCTTCACTGACAAGTGAAATTTCTAAAAAAAATAAAAATGATATAGTAACATTTGTCTTCTGTTTGACACTAACAGATAATACGTATGTTTTAAATGGAAAATTTACTTATAAAGAAAGGCTGTTTTGAAAGACATCCTCTTTTTTTTGAATAAAAATTAGCAGTGATAAAATTCAATAAAAAAATATACGAACCAATTAGATTTATTAATCAACGATTAAATTTTTTAAAATTACATTATGAAAAAACTATTATTATTATTATTAATTACCTGCACAACGCTATCTGCCCAATTAAAAGTAGGTAATATTGATCTTGATTTTGGCGAAACAATAACTTCTGAAGATGGCGATGTTATTCAGATTGCTGGAGAAAAAGAAGGTGTTGTGTATGCATTAGCAAGGAAAAAAAAGAGCTATTTCTTACAAACTTTTGATGCTTCCACAAAAGCATTTCAAAATAGTACATTACTTGAGTTTGATAAAATAGATGGTAATAAATTACAGGTAGAAGATTTGGCTATTGTAGGGAAGAAAATATTTTTAATGCTTTCGTATTATGATAAAAAAGCTAAAACCAATAATTTTTTAGCAAAAGAAGTTTCAGGAAATGAAATCGTAAATACAACCACAGTGTTATCTGTTCCTGTTGAAGGGAAAAAGAAGAAGGGGTCTTTTGTGTTTACTTCATCCTATGATGATTTTAATTATTTAATAGCACACGTTGGTATTAATTCTAAAAAAGAACAATTGAAATACACGGTAACGCTTTTGGATGATGCGTTAACCTCTGTTCTAAGTGATAGCTATGAAGTTGTATTTGAAGAAAAGAACAGACAATATTTTGATTTTTCTGATGTTCAGGTTAATGAACATGGAGATGTGTTAATTGCGACTACAGAAAGTTATAGAGATAAGAAAAAGAAAACAAGTATCAATAATATTACGATACATGCATATTTAGCAAAAAACAGTTACGAAAAACAAGTAACTAATGTTATTCTGGAAGGTAAACGAGCATTAAGTTGCGGCTTAATAGAGACAAAGGATAATACACTTCATGCAATAGGTTTTTATTCTGATTTAAAGAAAAGCGGTAAAGCAGAATCTACTGTAGAAGGTATGTATGATGTGATTTTTGACTATAGTACAGGAGAAGTGGTTAAAAAAACCTTTAATGACTTTACTGTCGCAGTTAAAGAACAGTTAATTGGAGAAAGACGCGCTAAGAAAGGGAAGGACTTAAAACCTTACTATCGAAATATTGCTTTTGTAGAAAGGGATAATGGAGGTGTAATTGTTCTTTCAGAATATAAATTAATAGTAGAAGGTAGAGCTAGCGGTATAGGACCGATGAGAATAACACCTTATACATATATTGCAAATGAAATAATAGTAACAGCTTTGAACAAAGATGGTACGTTAGATTGGAGCAATGTAATTCCTAAAGAACAACAAGTTGTGGTTTCTGAATTAGGTTTTTCTATTGGTTTTTGGGGCGCTTCTGGAGGAGTTTCAGTTTCTGCGGGACTATATTTTCCATTAACGATATTGGGTAATGGACCAGAGTACTTGAGTGCGATACCAATTTATCATAATGGACAATTAACAGTAGTGGTTAACGATGATCCTAAAAATATTGGTGTAACTAAAATCGATGACGTAAAAAAGGC
Coding sequences:
- a CDS encoding family 16 glycosylhydrolase, whose protein sequence is MKKGLFFKAITVCIILIFSNEIGYSQCSELIFNDEFSGNSVDLTKWSFDNGDGCPTLCGWGNAEEQWYQPENTTVQNGNLIITTKNESAGGKQFTSSKLITSGKFNSKYGRYEASIKLPSAGGIWPAFWMLPENGSWPFTGEIDIMESQHKNPESIGGTVHYSNGGWQYNGREFNAGLDLSAGFHEYAVEWEPSEIRWYVDDQLYHTVTPANTVDPWPFSEGDWYLILNVAVGGPGTPYTGNIQPTPADYPTQMEVDYVRVYSGTFNTQLIGDNSVYEGETGKSYTITPIEGASYSWTVPNGASIISGQGTNTILVDWGITEGDVKVVVNVPECGINEFKMSVSVNLVKTLEYVFEDFEGNRNLTYTSTTDGALSESVANPGGNSNNSSSIVGRYVRATGAQYDGLYMTTTNIGNALEYTSGEKSIWLDVYSDAPIGTEFILQIEDSSLSSGDWPSGRHSRYSAKTISQNQWETLEFELLDRPDASVGALDVDQFVLLIDPDSYTGHTVYIDNMRKMDAPYPTLLEEIIIADYDGINQLELFFENGEYTPNVTNPTPNDINNSAKVARYERGTFELYDVVSFNTNAIEDSSPFIDGDNIFFMDVYTSAPVGTEISLSLENSEGSDSDFPAGRNSQYASVVKEQDQWHTIAFSYTTSPDSGTSNLSINEISILFDPNSNTSETYYFDNLRYGITKYPPSYEFSEMIHNYNGVNNLSLNNTTTGNYIENVGNPGTNEVNNSSQAASYVRDNTELYDVLFFDTDFINDASAYVSEDKRFAMDVYTSAPVGTVISWQLEASSLSTPNNYPSGRHSVYQATVKEQNNWHTLEFILTGTPDLIVSDAQIDTVVFLFDPNSDSGDTFYIDNLRSLTKEEVTQTPVLSSIIVSPNNVEINQGETVQFSAQGFDQNGEPFNTDFSWTTTGGSIDANGLFIGSDIGVYSITASSGSVSDVASITVNENTNSFETIPGTIQAEDYKEGGEGVGYHDLTSGNTGGAYRQDNVDIENTGDILGGSYNVGWIGASEWLAYNINATASNNSYDIDFRVASPNGNGKFHLELNGIAITEVISVPNTGAWQEYETVSVTGISISSGNHELRIVFDSNGLNINFIEFRASEGTTINNCNGLAANSQYSYEVSSDTTNPTITFVPEITGVGDNVCILYYSTSATGPYPGYLVTPNVPFQINANSGDQISFYYTYSLPTGGENNTANAKNDFIVGSCNENRSQGLNDFISESEVFVFPNPISDVAQIILPVKHQYFRYRIVDISGKVIVDQSIDKKQQKIELDLSQKETGLYFLKLYGNSSTQSFKLLKK